In the genome of Zobellia nedashkovskayae, the window TACCTCTTCTAGATACCGTATAGTCCAACCTAGGATCTAAAGGCCCTGTATGTGGAGTAAAATCTGCAGAGCTTTCAATTCCATAATCACTTTTGACATCAGTATTAGCAAAAGTATCTAATAAAGGTTGTCCAGTGGCATCATCAGTTTGATAGGCATTTACCAAATCTTGTGTAGGTTGGTAAAAACCACAGCAAGTTCCTAATGGTCCACCGCCAGGGAAATTCAATGTTCCTGCTCCGTTACCATTAAAAGAACGTCCGTCATCAGAAACAAACTGAATGGCAAACATTGACTCTGAGCTATTTTCTCCAGCAAAATTAAAGTTGCTCACATATTCAGGGTTTAAAGTATATGGACTTTCAGTAGCAACTTCATTTAATAAGGAAAAAGCCTCGTCCCATTTTTCTTGATATAAATAAGCTTTTCCTAAAAATGCTTTTGCAACCCAGGAATTAGCTCTACCATTAACTACTTCAGGCCCTAAGTTATCAATTGCAACTTGTAAATCTGCTTCAATTTGAGACCAAACTGGTCCTGAATTTGGTTGGTTAAACTCTAAGTTATCTAAATTTTCTACTGAAATAAAAGGAACATTTCCGTAAAATTTCTGAAGCTCAAAGTAGTAGTATCCTCTAAGGAAAGAGGCTTCTCCAAGTTGTTGGCTAAAATCTCCATCAGGTATTGTTTGTATCAATGAAATTACAGCATTTGCACTGTTAACACCACCAAAGAGTGCGCTCCATCTTCCTAAGAACCAACCGTTACCGGTTTGCCAATCTAAGGTTTCAACCTGGAATAGTTCGGGATTATCACCATCTGTACTTCCTCTATGTGCATCATCTGCAACCACATCGGTCCACCAGTTGTCTCCACCTGCGGAAACTCCTTCACCTAGTCGGCCAATACGTTCCCCATCCATTGCGGAATAGGCTGCAGTTAGCTTCAAGTCTACTCCTGTAGCATTTTGCAGGGCTTCGTCGGAGAGGGCCCCTGTTGGTGCAATCTCGGTAAAGTCATCACTACAGGCACCTAACATCATGCATGTAAGTGTTATTGAGTATATTATATTCTTTTTCATTTTTAAAATTTTAAGTTAACACCTAACGAATATATTGACGCTAAAGGGTAGTTATTATCTGAAACACCTATGGTAAGGTTATCAATAGAACCATCATCTTTAAACCTTGGCTGTAATTCAGGGTCAGCACCATCATAACCAGTAATGGTAAATAGGTTAGTACCTTGAACATAAAATCTAACACTATCCATTCCTAATAAGCCAGATACCTTGTCATTAAAGGTATAGCCAATCTGTAAGTTTTTCATACGCATGTATGAACCATC includes:
- a CDS encoding RagB/SusD family nutrient uptake outer membrane protein, producing MKKNIIYSITLTCMMLGACSDDFTEIAPTGALSDEALQNATGVDLKLTAAYSAMDGERIGRLGEGVSAGGDNWWTDVVADDAHRGSTDGDNPELFQVETLDWQTGNGWFLGRWSALFGGVNSANAVISLIQTIPDGDFSQQLGEASFLRGYYYFELQKFYGNVPFISVENLDNLEFNQPNSGPVWSQIEADLQVAIDNLGPEVVNGRANSWVAKAFLGKAYLYQEKWDEAFSLLNEVATESPYTLNPEYVSNFNFAGENSSESMFAIQFVSDDGRSFNGNGAGTLNFPGGGPLGTCCGFYQPTQDLVNAYQTDDATGQPLLDTFANTDVKSDYGIESSADFTPHTGPLDPRLDYTVSRRGIDYNGFGLNPGKEWIRATFNDISGPYLPKKNIYQADEVDANRGTGGWGSDWSGINYNVMRFADVLLMAAEAAVEKTSPDLTVALDYVNQVRNRAKNMTYVQNEAGDGDAANYVIEPYGAFAGQEFARKAVRFERRLEFGMEGHRLFDLRRWGVAAEVINAYIANESADIDDASYGTKFGTYTEKFDLFPIPINAIDQSGGILEQNSGY